A DNA window from Caulobacter mirabilis contains the following coding sequences:
- a CDS encoding L,D-transpeptidase family protein, with product MTIFTAFSDGRFDLAGRETRCALGKGGVVEAPDKREGDGCSPLGVWTIRRVMFRPDKGGTPLTGLPTAPTQPTDGWCDAPTDPAYNCPVTLPYPASAERMWRDDDVYDLVGILAHNDAPVVPGLGSAIFLHLARPGYVPTEGCIALSRSDMEALLGLAHPGAAIAIRRA from the coding sequence ATGACCATCTTCACGGCCTTTTCAGACGGACGGTTCGACCTGGCGGGCCGCGAGACCCGCTGCGCCCTGGGCAAGGGCGGCGTCGTCGAGGCGCCTGACAAGCGCGAGGGCGACGGCTGCAGCCCCTTGGGCGTCTGGACCATCCGCCGGGTGATGTTCCGCCCGGACAAGGGCGGGACGCCGCTGACCGGCCTGCCGACCGCGCCGACCCAGCCGACGGACGGATGGTGCGACGCCCCGACGGACCCGGCCTACAACTGCCCGGTCACCCTGCCCTACCCGGCCAGCGCCGAGCGGATGTGGCGCGACGATGATGTCTACGACCTGGTCGGAATCCTGGCCCACAACGACGCGCCGGTGGTTCCGGGCCTGGGGTCGGCGATCTTCCTGCACCTGGCGCGGCCGGGCTACGTCCCGACCGAGGGCTGCATCGCCCTGTCCCGCTCGGACATGGAGGCCCTGCTGGGCCTCGCACATCCAGGCGCGGCGATCGCCATCCGGCGCGCCTGA
- a CDS encoding pyridoxal phosphate-dependent aminotransferase gives MRAPIEPFHAIGISRLAHQLKEDGRSIIHMEFGQPSTGAPTAAIARSHDVLDSDGLGYWESPALRERIARHYADGYGVSVEPDRIVLTCGASPALVLALLSAFEPGDRVALARPGYVAYRNTLKALRMEPVEIACGPEDRFQLTAAHLAALDPAPKGVIIASPANPTGTVIGAAELEKIAAVCRARGIRIVSDEIYHGLSYVGPCRSMLEFEPSALIVNSFSKYFSMVGWRLGWLLAPRDLIADARAYVGNLFLTAPSLSQHAGLIAMDCRDELEGHVEVYRRNRALLLDALPGLGLREIAPPDGAFYIYASVAHLTDDSLEFCKQLLRDTGVATASGVDFDPVEGRRFIRISFAVSTPEVEEALRRMTPWFAARTVV, from the coding sequence ATGCGCGCGCCCATCGAACCGTTCCACGCCATCGGGATCAGCCGGCTGGCCCACCAGCTCAAGGAAGACGGCCGCTCCATCATCCACATGGAGTTCGGCCAGCCTTCGACCGGCGCGCCGACCGCCGCCATCGCCCGCTCGCACGACGTGCTGGACAGCGACGGCCTCGGCTATTGGGAGAGCCCGGCCCTGCGCGAGCGGATCGCCCGCCACTACGCCGATGGCTATGGCGTGTCCGTCGAGCCGGACCGGATCGTGCTGACCTGCGGCGCCTCGCCGGCCCTGGTTCTGGCGCTGCTGTCGGCGTTCGAGCCGGGCGACCGGGTGGCGCTGGCCCGGCCGGGCTACGTCGCCTACCGCAACACGCTGAAGGCGCTGCGGATGGAGCCGGTGGAGATCGCCTGCGGCCCCGAGGATCGTTTCCAGCTGACCGCCGCGCACCTAGCCGCGCTCGACCCGGCGCCCAAGGGCGTGATCATCGCCAGCCCGGCCAACCCGACCGGGACCGTCATCGGGGCCGCGGAGCTGGAGAAGATCGCCGCCGTCTGCCGCGCGCGCGGCATCCGCATCGTCTCCGACGAGATCTACCACGGCCTCAGCTACGTCGGGCCGTGCCGGTCGATGCTCGAGTTCGAGCCGTCGGCCCTGATCGTGAACAGCTTCTCGAAGTACTTCAGCATGGTCGGCTGGCGGCTGGGCTGGCTGCTGGCGCCGCGCGACCTGATCGCCGACGCCCGCGCCTATGTCGGCAACCTGTTCCTGACGGCCCCGTCGCTGAGCCAGCACGCCGGCCTGATCGCCATGGACTGCCGCGACGAGCTGGAGGGCCATGTCGAGGTCTATCGCCGCAATCGCGCCCTGCTGCTGGACGCTTTGCCGGGCCTGGGCCTGCGCGAGATCGCTCCGCCGGACGGCGCCTTCTACATCTACGCCAGCGTGGCCCATCTGACCGACGACAGCCTGGAGTTCTGCAAGCAGCTGCTGCGCGACACCGGCGTGGCCACGGCCAGCGGCGTCGACTTCGACCCGGTCGAGGGCCGCCGGTTCATCCGCATCAGCTTCGCCGTCTCCACGCCCGAGGTCGAGGAAGCGCTGCGCCGGATGACGCCCTGGTTCGCCGCACGAACAGTTGTTTAG
- a CDS encoding peroxiredoxin translates to MTLQLNQIAPDFEALTTEGPIRFHDWADGVWVVLFSHPKDFTPVCTTELGTVARLKPEFDKRGVKVIGLSVDPVENHGRWADDIEETQGARVNFPMIGDTDLAVSKLYGMLPHDAGETSEGRTAANNATVRNVFIIGPDKAIKLILVYPMTTGRNFDEILRVIDSMQLTAAHKVATPADWKRGEDVIIVPAVSDEDAKGLFPNGWTTHKPYLRTTKQPGS, encoded by the coding sequence ATGACGCTGCAGCTGAACCAGATCGCTCCCGATTTCGAAGCCTTGACCACCGAAGGGCCGATCCGCTTCCACGACTGGGCGGACGGGGTCTGGGTGGTGCTGTTCTCGCACCCCAAGGACTTCACCCCGGTCTGCACCACCGAGCTGGGGACCGTCGCCCGGCTGAAGCCCGAGTTCGACAAGCGCGGCGTGAAGGTCATCGGCCTGTCGGTCGACCCGGTCGAGAACCACGGCCGCTGGGCCGACGACATCGAGGAGACGCAAGGCGCGCGGGTGAACTTCCCGATGATCGGCGACACCGACCTGGCGGTGTCCAAGCTCTACGGCATGCTGCCGCACGACGCCGGCGAGACCTCGGAAGGCCGCACCGCGGCCAACAACGCCACGGTCCGCAACGTCTTCATCATCGGACCGGACAAGGCCATCAAGCTGATCCTGGTCTATCCGATGACCACCGGCCGGAACTTCGACGAGATCCTGCGGGTCATCGACTCCATGCAGCTGACCGCCGCCCACAAGGTCGCCACCCCGGCCGACTGGAAGCGCGGCGAGGACGTGATCATCGTCCCCGCCGTCAGCGACGAGGACGCCAAGGGCCTGTTCCCGAACGGCTGGACCACCCACAAGCCCTACCTGCGGACGACGAAACAGCCGGGGTCCTGA
- a CDS encoding response regulator transcription factor: MAQRKTLLIVDDDNDLRGALAEQLALHEEFAVVQADTAGEGARLGKDARPDLILLDVDLPDMDGREACRLMRKNGVTAPIIMLTAAATDADTILGLDSGANDYVTKPFRFGVLLARIRAQLRSHEASEDAVFKIGPYEFRPAGKLLVDEKGKKVRLTEKETNILKYLYRSGAKAVSREELLTEVWGYNAGVTTHTLETHVYRLRQKIEPDPANARLLLTEAGGYRLQP; this comes from the coding sequence ATGGCGCAACGCAAGACCCTTCTGATTGTCGATGACGACAACGATCTCCGGGGCGCACTCGCCGAGCAGCTGGCGCTGCACGAAGAGTTCGCGGTCGTCCAGGCCGACACGGCGGGCGAAGGCGCGCGGCTGGGCAAGGACGCCCGGCCCGACCTGATCCTGCTCGACGTCGACCTGCCCGACATGGACGGCCGCGAGGCCTGCCGCCTGATGCGAAAGAACGGCGTCACCGCGCCGATCATCATGCTGACGGCGGCGGCGACCGACGCCGACACCATCCTGGGCCTGGATTCCGGGGCCAACGACTACGTCACCAAGCCCTTTCGCTTCGGCGTTCTGCTGGCCCGCATCCGCGCCCAGCTGCGCAGCCACGAGGCGTCCGAGGACGCGGTCTTCAAGATCGGCCCCTATGAGTTCCGGCCGGCCGGCAAGCTGCTGGTCGACGAGAAGGGCAAGAAGGTCCGCCTGACGGAGAAGGAGACCAACATCCTGAAGTACCTCTATCGCTCGGGCGCCAAGGCGGTCTCGCGCGAGGAGCTGCTGACGGAGGTCTGGGGCTACAACGCGGGGGTCACCACCCACACGCTGGAAACCCACGTCTACCGCCTGCGCCAGAAGATTGAGCCCGATCCGGCCAATGCGCGCCTGCTCCTGACCGAGGCGGGCGGATACCGGCTCCAGCCCTGA
- a CDS encoding SRPBCC family protein, whose product MSAIAALTATAALPGGVVAEVRPDPSGASGVMHGSVQIAAPQKAVWDTLRDCARAGRMSPSVRSCRVVQTDPEGRWDVREMTVRWGVLTPSFRTVFRSDYDPAGRIRFQCVDGDIDCRGEWRLQATEDGGTRVAYDNRATSPFDLPAAIGRAAMRRDLARALKGLKQEAEARAR is encoded by the coding sequence TTGAGCGCGATCGCCGCCCTGACCGCGACCGCCGCCCTCCCGGGCGGGGTCGTCGCCGAGGTGCGGCCCGACCCCAGCGGCGCCTCGGGGGTGATGCATGGCTCGGTCCAGATCGCCGCCCCGCAGAAGGCCGTCTGGGACACCCTGCGCGACTGCGCCCGCGCCGGCCGGATGTCGCCCAGCGTCCGCAGTTGCCGCGTCGTTCAGACCGATCCCGAAGGGCGTTGGGACGTGCGTGAGATGACCGTCCGCTGGGGCGTACTGACGCCCAGCTTCCGCACGGTGTTCCGCTCGGACTACGACCCGGCCGGCCGCATCCGCTTCCAGTGCGTAGACGGCGACATCGACTGCCGCGGCGAGTGGCGGCTACAGGCGACCGAGGACGGCGGGACGCGCGTCGCCTACGACAATCGCGCCACCTCGCCGTTCGACCTGCCGGCCGCGATCGGCCGCGCCGCGATGCGCCGCGACCTGGCCCGGGCGCTGAAGGGCCTCAAGCAGGAGGCCGAGGCCCGCGCGCGCTGA
- a CDS encoding creatininase family protein, with the protein MLLAKSTWPEIEAYLQRSKTVVVPIGSNEQHGPTGLLGTDWMCPEIIAHEAQKQHDDLLVAPTFNIGMAQHHLEFAGTIFLRPTTFIAAIGDWCRSLGAHGFERIYFLNGHGGNVATIEAAFSELYAEASFAGRRRGFACKLKNWWDLAGVDALARQQFPVGHGSHATPSEIAVTQWAYPDAIKTANYAPQIAPTGPVREALDFRARYADGRMGSDPGLATPEKGGELVALAVQGLVADVAAFAAEPTP; encoded by the coding sequence ATGCTGTTAGCGAAATCGACCTGGCCGGAAATCGAGGCCTATCTGCAGCGGTCGAAGACGGTGGTCGTTCCGATCGGCAGTAACGAGCAGCATGGCCCGACCGGCCTGCTCGGCACCGACTGGATGTGCCCCGAGATCATCGCCCACGAGGCCCAGAAGCAGCACGACGACCTGCTGGTCGCCCCGACCTTCAACATCGGCATGGCCCAGCACCATCTGGAGTTCGCGGGAACCATCTTCCTGCGCCCGACCACCTTCATCGCCGCGATCGGCGACTGGTGCCGATCGCTGGGCGCCCACGGCTTCGAGCGGATCTACTTCCTGAACGGCCATGGCGGGAACGTCGCCACCATCGAGGCGGCCTTCAGCGAGCTCTACGCCGAGGCCAGCTTCGCCGGCCGCCGTCGCGGCTTCGCCTGCAAGCTGAAGAACTGGTGGGACCTGGCCGGCGTCGACGCCCTGGCCCGGCAGCAGTTCCCGGTCGGCCACGGCAGCCACGCCACCCCGTCCGAGATCGCCGTGACCCAATGGGCCTATCCGGACGCCATCAAGACCGCGAACTACGCCCCCCAGATCGCCCCGACCGGGCCGGTCCGCGAGGCGCTGGACTTCCGCGCCCGCTACGCCGACGGCCGCATGGGCTCCGATCCGGGCCTGGCCACGCCCGAGAAGGGCGGCGAACTGGTCGCCCTGGCGGTGCAGGGCCTGGTCGCCGACGTCGCCGCCTTCGCGGCCGAGCCGACGCCCTAG
- a CDS encoding VOC family protein, translating into MFSHVMIGTNDVAKAKAFYDSLLGTLDVAPGYVDDGRRIFYRTASGVLGVSKPIDGEAATFANGGTIGFACSSTDQVDAWHAAGVAAGGVTCEDPPGVRAGGMGKMYLAYLRDPDGNKLCAMHRLPA; encoded by the coding sequence ATGTTCTCACACGTGATGATCGGCACCAACGACGTCGCCAAGGCCAAGGCCTTCTACGACAGCTTGCTGGGCACGCTCGACGTCGCGCCCGGCTATGTCGACGACGGCCGCCGCATCTTCTACCGCACCGCCTCCGGCGTGCTCGGCGTGTCCAAGCCGATCGACGGCGAGGCCGCGACCTTCGCCAACGGCGGCACCATCGGCTTCGCCTGCAGCTCGACCGACCAGGTCGACGCCTGGCACGCCGCGGGCGTGGCCGCGGGCGGCGTGACCTGCGAGGACCCTCCGGGCGTCCGCGCCGGCGGCATGGGCAAGATGTACCTCGCCTATCTGCGCGACCCCGACGGCAACAAGCTGTGCGCCATGCACCGCTTGCCGGCCTGA
- a CDS encoding TonB-dependent receptor, translating to MNLRTRLKGGTAVLLASAAVLSTPALAQETQTVDELVVTANRREQALNDVGMAIQAFGAEQLESLRVTNVQDLSAVAPSFTVSRSYQGVPTYTLRGIGFNTINMSATSTVGTYVDEVAYAYPMMLSGPVFDLERVEVLKGPQGTLYGRNTTAGLINFVTQKPSHDFQARGVAEFGNYETYNFEGMVSGPLADNLQGRIAFRSETSNQGWQKSASRNERLGKVDRFGVRGSLAFQPTEYLSVDASVNYWANKSDTLAAQAIGFTPGTTPQTLNPLGAGFHNAPGLANFINNQKWSNDTADWAPSSRRTSTVAGIPGVDKPLQEDSTFLGGKLNIRWDINDDLRLVSLTSYNKIERKGVMDWAGAPYNVLIQDADGEIKSFAQELRVEGGNDRVTWLIGGYYGKDDIVDTNQTLFRDNANVRLFQALTAQLALTPANTGPLPGGQGPGGSYSMTQAANTFQTYRDDGRIETKTASIFASADWKLSDTLSLTTGIRYTQDKQDANICSRDVNGSMLPNLNVTNKYLYNLRYAGVVITDNVVANGCSTTRINWATKTATRGEVITSLDEDNIAWRLALNWNASDDVLVYGSISKGAKSGGAPVNTASLYEQNLPVGQEKLLAYEVGVKAGLFERRVQANLSAFYYDYTDKQMSTYNPDALYTALARLQNIPESLAYGLDGEVTWRVTDNFTAIGAATFLHTEIKGFVGTDGAGLPRNYDGAGFLYSPEFLGSMTFVYERELTDGMGLKATLNGRYQKESQADLEGNPLYRIPAYGLLNGSVGITAANGRWEATLWGRNLTDEYYWTAVASNANTVVRFPGQPRTFGVALTLKY from the coding sequence ATGAACTTGCGTACGCGCCTCAAAGGCGGGACGGCCGTTTTGCTGGCCTCCGCCGCGGTCCTGTCGACCCCGGCTCTGGCTCAGGAAACCCAGACGGTCGACGAGCTGGTCGTGACCGCCAACCGCCGCGAACAGGCGCTCAACGACGTCGGCATGGCCATCCAGGCCTTCGGCGCCGAGCAGCTGGAGTCGCTGCGGGTGACCAACGTCCAGGACCTGTCGGCGGTGGCCCCCAGCTTCACCGTGTCGCGGTCCTACCAGGGCGTGCCGACCTACACGCTGCGCGGGATCGGCTTCAACACCATCAACATGTCGGCCACCTCGACCGTCGGCACCTATGTCGATGAAGTCGCCTACGCCTATCCGATGATGCTCAGCGGCCCGGTGTTCGACCTGGAACGGGTCGAGGTGCTGAAGGGCCCGCAGGGCACCCTCTACGGCCGCAACACCACCGCCGGCCTGATCAACTTCGTCACCCAGAAGCCCTCGCACGACTTCCAGGCCCGCGGCGTGGCGGAGTTCGGCAACTACGAGACCTACAACTTCGAAGGCATGGTCAGCGGTCCGCTGGCCGACAACCTGCAGGGCCGGATCGCCTTCCGCAGCGAGACCAGCAACCAGGGCTGGCAGAAGTCCGCCTCGCGCAACGAGCGCCTGGGCAAGGTGGACCGCTTCGGCGTCCGCGGCTCGCTGGCCTTCCAGCCGACCGAGTATCTGTCGGTCGACGCCTCGGTGAACTACTGGGCCAACAAGAGCGACACCCTGGCCGCCCAGGCCATCGGCTTCACCCCGGGCACGACGCCGCAGACCCTGAACCCGCTGGGCGCCGGCTTCCACAACGCGCCCGGCCTGGCCAACTTCATCAATAACCAGAAATGGTCGAACGACACGGCCGACTGGGCCCCATCCTCGCGCCGCACCTCGACGGTCGCCGGGATTCCGGGCGTCGACAAGCCGCTCCAGGAAGACTCGACCTTCCTCGGCGGCAAGCTGAACATCCGCTGGGACATCAACGACGACCTGCGCCTGGTCTCGCTGACCAGCTACAACAAGATCGAGCGCAAGGGCGTGATGGACTGGGCCGGCGCGCCCTACAACGTGCTGATCCAGGACGCCGACGGCGAGATCAAGTCGTTCGCCCAGGAACTGCGGGTCGAGGGCGGCAACGACCGCGTCACCTGGCTGATCGGCGGCTACTACGGCAAGGACGACATCGTCGACACCAACCAGACGCTGTTCCGCGACAACGCCAACGTCCGCCTGTTCCAGGCGCTGACCGCCCAGCTGGCCCTCACGCCGGCGAACACCGGCCCGCTGCCCGGCGGTCAGGGACCGGGCGGCAGCTACTCGATGACCCAGGCCGCGAACACGTTCCAGACCTATCGTGACGACGGCAGGATCGAGACCAAGACGGCGAGCATCTTCGCCAGCGCCGACTGGAAGCTGTCGGACACCCTCAGCCTGACCACCGGCATCCGCTACACCCAGGACAAGCAGGACGCCAACATCTGCTCGCGCGACGTCAACGGCTCGATGCTGCCGAACCTGAACGTCACCAACAAGTACCTGTACAATCTGCGCTACGCCGGCGTCGTGATCACCGACAACGTGGTCGCCAACGGCTGCTCGACGACCCGGATCAACTGGGCGACCAAGACCGCCACGCGCGGCGAGGTCATCACCAGCCTGGACGAGGACAACATCGCCTGGCGCCTGGCCCTGAACTGGAACGCCAGCGACGACGTGCTGGTCTACGGCTCGATCTCGAAGGGCGCCAAGTCGGGCGGCGCGCCGGTCAACACCGCCAGCCTCTACGAACAGAACCTGCCGGTCGGCCAGGAGAAGCTGCTCGCCTATGAGGTCGGCGTGAAAGCCGGGCTGTTCGAGCGCCGCGTCCAGGCCAACCTCTCGGCCTTCTACTACGACTACACCGACAAGCAGATGAGCACCTACAATCCGGATGCGCTCTACACCGCCCTGGCGCGGCTGCAGAACATTCCGGAATCGCTGGCCTACGGCCTCGACGGCGAGGTGACCTGGCGGGTGACGGACAACTTCACGGCCATCGGCGCGGCGACCTTCCTGCACACCGAGATCAAGGGCTTCGTCGGCACCGACGGCGCCGGCCTGCCGCGCAACTACGACGGCGCGGGCTTCCTCTACAGCCCCGAGTTCCTCGGCAGCATGACGTTCGTCTACGAGCGCGAGCTGACCGACGGCATGGGCCTGAAGGCGACCCTCAACGGCCGCTACCAGAAGGAGTCCCAGGCCGACCTGGAAGGCAACCCGCTGTACAGGATCCCCGCCTACGGCCTGCTCAACGGCAGCGTCGGGATCACCGCCGCCAACGGCCGCTGGGAAGCCACCCTCTGGGGCCGCAACCTGACCGACGAGTACTACTGGACCGCGGTGGCCAGCAACGCCAACACCGTCGTGCGCTTCCCGGGCCAGCCCCGGACCTTCGGGGTCGCTCTGACGCTGAAGTACTGA
- the acs gene encoding acetate--CoA ligase, giving the protein MSEDLVFPVPEAWAERAHMDAAGYEAAWKRVQADPEGFWKEVAGRLDWIKAPTKIKDVSYAKEDFHIRWFEDGVLNVSANCLDRHLPTRADDVAFIWEGDNPAQSRKITYREAHEEVCRMANVLKSRGVAKGDRVTIYLPMIPEAAYAMLACARIGAVHSVVFGGFSPDSLAGRIQDCDSRLVITADEGLRGGKVVPLMRNVAAALEDCPGVDTVLVVSRTGADVPMKAGRDIPYGPERAAAGVDCAPEPMNAEDPLFILYTSGSTGKPKGVLHTTGGYAVWASWTHELVFDYRPGEIYWCTADVGWVTGHSYIVYGPLANAATSVIFEGVPNYPTSSRFWEVIDKHQVEIFYTAPTALRALMREGEAPVQRTSRKSLRLLGSVGEPINPEAWLWYHRVVGEGRCPIVDTWWQTETGACLVSPLPGATALKPGSATKPLPGVYLQLVDAEGKVLDGATSGNLCITDSWPGQMRTVYGDHQRFFDTYFSTYPGKYFTGDGCRRDEDGYYWITGRVDDVINVSGHRMGTAEIESALVGHHDVAEAAVVGFPHDIKGQGIYAYVTLKADVQPTENLRKDLVLWVRQEIGPFAAPDAIQWAPGLPKTRSGKIMRRILRKVAENDLGNLGDTSTLADPAVVDDLVKNRIGR; this is encoded by the coding sequence GTGAGCGAAGATCTGGTGTTCCCTGTCCCCGAGGCCTGGGCCGAGCGCGCCCATATGGACGCCGCCGGCTACGAGGCCGCCTGGAAGCGGGTCCAGGCCGATCCCGAGGGGTTCTGGAAGGAGGTCGCCGGCCGGCTTGACTGGATCAAGGCCCCGACCAAGATCAAGGACGTCTCCTACGCCAAGGAGGACTTCCATATCCGCTGGTTCGAAGACGGCGTCCTGAACGTCTCGGCCAACTGCCTTGACCGCCATCTGCCGACCCGCGCCGACGACGTCGCCTTCATCTGGGAGGGCGACAACCCCGCCCAGTCCCGCAAGATCACCTACCGCGAGGCGCACGAGGAAGTGTGCCGGATGGCCAACGTCCTCAAGAGCCGCGGCGTGGCCAAGGGCGACCGGGTGACCATCTACCTGCCGATGATCCCCGAGGCGGCCTACGCCATGCTGGCCTGCGCCCGGATCGGCGCGGTCCATTCGGTGGTGTTCGGCGGCTTCTCGCCGGACAGCCTGGCCGGGCGAATCCAGGACTGCGACAGCCGGCTGGTGATCACCGCCGACGAAGGTCTGCGCGGCGGCAAGGTCGTGCCGCTGATGAGGAACGTCGCCGCCGCCCTGGAGGACTGCCCGGGCGTCGACACCGTGCTGGTCGTCAGCCGCACGGGCGCCGACGTCCCGATGAAGGCCGGCCGCGACATCCCCTACGGCCCCGAGCGCGCCGCCGCCGGGGTCGACTGCGCGCCTGAACCGATGAACGCCGAAGACCCGCTGTTCATCCTCTACACCTCGGGCTCGACCGGGAAGCCGAAGGGCGTGCTGCACACCACCGGCGGCTACGCCGTCTGGGCCAGCTGGACGCACGAGCTGGTGTTCGACTACCGCCCGGGCGAGATCTACTGGTGCACGGCCGACGTGGGCTGGGTCACCGGCCACAGCTACATCGTCTACGGCCCGCTCGCGAACGCGGCGACCAGCGTGATCTTCGAGGGCGTGCCCAACTACCCGACCTCCAGCCGCTTCTGGGAGGTCATCGACAAGCACCAGGTCGAGATCTTCTACACCGCCCCGACCGCGCTGCGCGCCCTGATGCGCGAGGGCGAAGCGCCGGTTCAAAGGACGTCCCGCAAGAGCCTGCGCCTACTCGGCAGCGTCGGCGAGCCGATCAATCCGGAAGCCTGGCTCTGGTACCATCGCGTGGTCGGCGAAGGCCGCTGTCCGATCGTCGACACCTGGTGGCAGACCGAGACCGGCGCCTGCCTGGTCAGTCCCCTGCCCGGCGCCACGGCGCTGAAGCCCGGCTCGGCCACCAAGCCCCTGCCCGGCGTCTACCTCCAGCTGGTCGACGCAGAGGGCAAGGTCCTGGACGGCGCGACCAGCGGCAATCTGTGCATCACCGACAGCTGGCCGGGCCAGATGCGGACGGTCTACGGCGACCACCAACGCTTCTTCGACACCTACTTCTCGACCTACCCAGGCAAGTATTTCACCGGCGACGGCTGTCGGCGGGACGAGGACGGCTACTACTGGATCACCGGCCGGGTCGACGACGTGATCAATGTCTCCGGCCACCGCATGGGCACCGCCGAGATCGAGAGCGCCCTGGTCGGCCACCACGACGTCGCCGAGGCGGCGGTGGTCGGCTTCCCGCACGACATCAAGGGCCAGGGCATCTACGCCTACGTGACCCTCAAGGCCGACGTGCAGCCGACCGAGAACCTGCGCAAGGACCTGGTCCTGTGGGTGCGCCAGGAGATCGGGCCGTTCGCCGCGCCGGACGCCATCCAGTGGGCTCCGGGCCTGCCCAAGACCCGCTCGGGCAAGATCATGCGGCGCATCCTGCGCAAGGTGGCCGAGAACGACCTGGGCAACCTGGGCGACACCTCGACCCTCGCCGACCCGGCGGTGGTCGACGACCTGGTCAAGAACCGCATCGGGCGCTGA
- a CDS encoding AraC family transcriptional regulator, whose amino-acid sequence MEAADVKDGPSPGGWIAERFRVPRRYLDILAGSQAAADLIATVEPAASGGEMLPSVVFLNLCLEHMRRTSDEAFAMAPRPVARGTFGLLIAAASQGDTFGEALQRFAMAAPLLRPDMRFDLVRSRRGLALSFDYPGPRRARHDLASEIFALTAHCGFRWLTGKRLKPVRLRVPPAAPPVGPTLLRPILSRTAVRRGEGVTVTYDAADADLPLQPVKYQHWAAAELSEFNTLMEEAAEGLAAGPAAPDIVNQVRAVLGPASWDEPSAARRLGMSTATLRRRLAEVGTTFRNLASDARRRAAASLLVTERSLEDVAQELGFSDARSLRRACRAWFGATPAEYRRTAG is encoded by the coding sequence ATGGAGGCGGCCGACGTCAAGGATGGACCGAGCCCCGGCGGCTGGATCGCCGAACGGTTTCGCGTGCCGCGGCGCTATCTGGACATCCTGGCGGGCTCCCAGGCGGCCGCCGACCTGATCGCCACGGTCGAACCGGCGGCGTCCGGCGGCGAGATGCTGCCCTCGGTGGTGTTCCTGAACCTCTGTCTCGAACATATGCGACGCACCAGCGACGAGGCCTTCGCCATGGCGCCGCGGCCGGTGGCGCGCGGGACGTTCGGCCTGCTGATCGCCGCCGCGTCGCAGGGCGACACCTTCGGCGAAGCGCTACAGCGTTTCGCCATGGCGGCTCCGCTGCTGCGTCCGGACATGCGCTTCGACCTGGTCCGTTCGCGGCGGGGCCTGGCCCTGTCCTTCGACTACCCTGGGCCGCGCAGGGCGCGACACGACCTGGCCTCGGAGATCTTCGCCCTGACCGCCCACTGCGGCTTCCGCTGGCTGACCGGCAAACGGCTGAAGCCGGTGCGCCTGAGGGTGCCGCCCGCGGCGCCGCCCGTTGGGCCGACCCTGCTGCGGCCGATCCTGTCGCGCACCGCCGTCCGTCGCGGCGAGGGCGTCACGGTGACCTACGACGCCGCCGATGCGGACCTGCCGCTGCAGCCTGTAAAGTACCAGCACTGGGCGGCGGCCGAGCTGAGCGAGTTCAACACCCTGATGGAGGAGGCGGCCGAAGGCCTCGCGGCCGGCCCGGCGGCGCCCGACATCGTCAACCAGGTACGCGCCGTCCTCGGGCCGGCGTCCTGGGACGAGCCGTCTGCCGCCCGTCGCCTGGGCATGAGCACGGCCACCCTGCGCCGCCGGCTGGCCGAGGTCGGGACGACGTTCCGCAATCTGGCCTCCGACGCGCGTCGCCGAGCCGCCGCCAGCCTGCTGGTCACCGAGCGGTCGCTGGAGGATGTGGCGCAGGAGCTGGGCTTCTCGGACGCCCGCAGCCTGCGCCGCGCCTGCCGCGCCTGGTTCGGCGCGACCCCGGCGGAGTACCGCCGGACCGCCGGCTAG